The nucleotide window TCTTTAAACGAGCTGAGCTTTGATTTTCCGATGCGTGGGTGATAAGTTATCGGAATTTCCTTAATCCTGAGCCCGGTCTTTGCAGCCTCAATAATCATCTCGCTGGCAAACTCCATCCCACGACATTTCAGAGGAAGTTTCTCTAGAGCATCCCGACGTATTGCCCTAAAACCGCAATGAGCATCGGAAATTTGTGTTTTGAAGAAAAAGTTTAAGACCTTCGTTAAGAGAGGATTTCCCACATATCTGTGGAGCCACGGCATTGCCCCTTTCTCGATTTTACCCTTTAGCCGGGTACAAATAACTAAATCAGCCTCACCCTCAATGAGAGGTTCGAGAAGTTTTGGAAGCTCAGAAAAGTCATAACTTCCATCTGAATCTCCCATGACAATGTACTTACCCTGTGCATGGTTGAACCCAGTAATGTACGCATCCCCGTACCCCTTATCTTTCTGGTGGATTACAATGGCTCCCAGAGAACGGGCTATCTCCGGTGTATTATCAACGCTCTTGTCAACTACAATTATTTCATGGGACAAACCCATGTTCTCCAGTGTCTCCTTTAGTTTTGGAAGTACAATGGATATTGCCTCTTCCTCGTTCATAGTGGGCAATATTACTGAGACATCGACTGACATGGTCGTCCTCCCCTTTCTGATGGCAGATATTTCTCTAAGTTTTTAGGATTTTGCTTGTATAGTATACTTTTTGGTAATAATAAAAAACTTTTTAAGGTTGAATTTTGGTCATACTTAATGAGGTGGTCAAAATGAAACGCTGGAGTGTCGTAGCAATTGGTAGCTTACTGGCCCTCCTCCTGATCGGGGGTGCCAGCTCCTTCTTCACAGACGTTGCCAAGTCCAATGGGAACGAGATAAGCTCCGGCAAGTTCGACATAGCCATCAGTAAGGAAGGAACCAGATACTACAACGACCTTAAAATCTTCCAG belongs to Thermococcus sp. and includes:
- a CDS encoding glycosyltransferase family 2 protein codes for the protein MSVDVSVILPTMNEEEAISIVLPKLKETLENMGLSHEIIVVDKSVDNTPEIARSLGAIVIHQKDKGYGDAYITGFNHAQGKYIVMGDSDGSYDFSELPKLLEPLIEGEADLVICTRLKGKIEKGAMPWLHRYVGNPLLTKVLNFFFKTQISDAHCGFRAIRRDALEKLPLKCRGMEFASEMIIEAAKTGLRIKEIPITYHPRIGKSKLSSFKDGWRHLRLMLLYSPAYLFLLPGLFFVLGGAGLMAYAYNTNPLRVHSLILASLLIIVGFQIINFGIFSRVYAVKEGLEKPDRITKFFMRYSILEEGLLLSAILLGVGFVIGLNIFLKWRASGYGELFEIKQAILVMTLVALGIQLAFFSFFVSILMLKEGS